A part of Tigriopus californicus strain San Diego chromosome 10, Tcal_SD_v2.1, whole genome shotgun sequence genomic DNA contains:
- the LOC131888669 gene encoding uncharacterized protein LOC131888669, protein MLNLASRLMLSAFACPTLMLVGLYKFSIQYASGLAYAFKCGTGEFPWIECFVLNFRMVMTTIWRLSGVKSPLELAEFEYPLPSKFDADKVNMSRTLTKKLDKTEHCQSCGKKFNAKTLVFPIEYGLCRIETLFPREFLWIPRPKSTWGSPPDISNSKRTVVVVCEPACLLELAQTFSPALVRFRNALERKDVGTEENINWKVDSLFLSLMDIHSQELKDFVISKTSQLGMKNVYGSTHRELRGFSRVWVLDNVDLIPPKPMYKSRKECLFLIDTPSPSIDETLVQVFVKNFLTKLNATMVKSWQSNAIPADSPIGRYRAKVLQELENTPKEKMETVAETSLIYSAGEHVQDLAFALQDRNIPVTIQIQPIYKKLLGLGGMDFYTPGVRYCFRSSSMTIFPAPNKCFPYPMYKIGWTFELTPTTPTGLEELSNILMENDCLIMTNGMDLINKTAEGAFLYKDGSHFIGFILPDMFKFLMGSSTFQDICSNFYSKTMVEDENPSVFTKFNKTANRRPSKDAEVENVLKVVRAAAILHTFKHKPTVSVRNLKNCASVFFHLCLKTDLQENCNIVVRLGTLNQGPADAVVREFMFMIGGFDTDMKVRYLPLPGKKSPPRLDLNEPLTYAPGLDKLEFHLKVGLPEMWLQFEYIGNVVAFDGHFDLVKATFEVTEGPLDGDAKQYFFLITKDQPMRQWLRHLLNRNNFEEFVPRTTFISIPDDQDDPCDVLNEPIVIDESKSIFEIEEMLGEDISEGHFAVVVQNTFNFLDKVFDRKWFAPETNFASSFNRIIWCGVLEVGEIVSCGPTQTQLWLIGGQSQSVLDGLTLTGSAFSIITISDDRLRGMSEVASYRAIIAPVWSGKRFVDITQEVILRIARSDGKLEIHGQFSSHEPILLIPRYDTKLKSLFVSVLRNVTGSGDKTCKTKVPVRNEPCLFTQVKGICLSEPVFMLIRQTEPQDEDFAKYIQALDSSCSSVLHVMIPLNASLSEKAEAICFPTPTVNSQRRKRVRIDLKPLMGKLSFPYLIIGMDPNTNDSKENPIFRDDLFLVEIIDEEQLSLILTPLKTRRRLSQFCLDEKLTFVPKSALKPAPVVDDERILWMSDTDLPIVISHIAACAPVDELTILNFISWMVSPNQRIKIERPTTSDTPPIIEARDLVQFNVRFLKRIEGFSEIDSYQACLLTMKELTLVVGHVPLSLRYYPEERVPLKLEISIERTLKQIPTENRKKMSASQMGSKLVGNISIGYQGRVVLEFLASSFHNSISTDCFMNEEVSSDSENPTHELITTWTNPKALKRIAKERKSKVVPIELHLIRQTDDPKLTYFTNELECLSEENKSIPLLVIPRRSDFLSPSSSYSGSNPKLGGFLLEFDRSRNIFTGKFFPRRIIIDMMVKGGAEIYQDTSNDAETTYLDGSGSEEQSTAVQEIQELTETLLQQGREKRQAEEANATLIQSAHDLIQACLSHGPKLSAKKSLTRSQVTRIAPDVDVEKVLDYLGGLQNLSYHVKVRRDQLLNQGESKVYNLPSFRVDTRNEDKFQDTLNQLVEKAWTTMPEIPTFELNRCAFCRREDFEFLVCPSCLVTKYCNEQCFIKDKFTHMKECKDKSKNLSLELLSDVKKVFPSNIVR, encoded by the coding sequence ATGTTGAATTTAGCAAGCCGATTGATGCTCTCCGCCTTTGCCTGCCCTACACTCATGCTAGTGGGCTTGTATAAGTTTAGTATTCAGTATGCAAGCGGTTTGGCTTACGCGTTCAAGTGCGGCACCGGCGAGTTCCCTTGGATCGAGTGTTTTGTGCTCAATTTCCGGATGGTGATGACAACCATTTGGCGATTAAGTGGCGTGAAGTCGCCCTTGGAATTGGCGGAATTTGAATATCCACTGCCGTCCAAATTTGATGCGGATAAAGTGAATATGAGTCGTACGTTGACCAAGAAGCTCGACAAGACCGAGCACTGCCAGAGTTGTGGTAAAAAGTTCAACGCCAAGACCTTAGTGTTTCCCATCGAGTATGGTCTTTGTCGAATTGAGACCTTATTCCCGAGAGAATTCCTGTGGATTCCTCGTCCCAAATCCACCTGGGGATCACCTCCAGATATATCCAATTCCAAACGTACTGTGGTCGTTGTTTGTGAGCCAGCTTGCCTTTTAGAATTGGCTCAAACGTTCAGTCCGGCCTTAGTCAGATTTCGTAATGCTCTAGAAAGGAAGGATGTAGGCACAGAGGAAAATATCAATTGGAAGGTAGATTCTCTGTTTCTAAGCTTAATGGATATTCACTCCCAAGAATTGAAAGACTTCGTAATTTCAAAAACCAGTCAACTCGGCATGAAGAATGTTTATGGTTCGACCCATCGGGAATTAAGGGGTTTTAGTCGCGTCTGGGTTTTAGATAATGTGGACTTGATACCACCCAAACCCATGTACAAATCAAGGAAAGAGTGCTTGTTTCTTATTGATACACCTAGCCCTTCAATCGATGAGACCCTTGTCCAAGTGTTTGTCAAGAATTTCCTGACCAAGCTCAATGCAACGATGGTTAAAAGTTGGCAATCAAATGCTATACCGGCCGACAGTCCGATCGGTAGATATCGTGCCAAGGTCTTACAAGAACTGGAAAACactccaaaagaaaaaatggagacTGTCGCAGAGACATCATTAATTTACTCCGCCGGTGAACATGTTCAAGACCTCGCGTTTGCGCTCCAAGATCGAAACATCCCAGTCACAATCCAGATCCAACCTATTTACAAGAAACTTTTAGGCTTGGGTGGGATGGATTTCTATACACCAGGCGTGAGGTATTGCTTTCGATCGAGCTCCATGACTATCTTCCCAGCGCCTAACAAGTGTTTTCCATATCCTATGTATAAGATAGGATGGACTTTCGAATTGACTCCTACAACGCCCACAGGCTTGGAAGAACTGTCAAATATTCTGATGGAGAATGATTGCCTCATTATGACGAATGGAATGGATCTCATCAACAAAACCGCTGAAGGCGCTTTCTTATACAAGGATGGCAGCCACTTCATCGGTTTCATCCTGCCTGATATGTTTAAATTCCTCATGGGATCAAGCACGTTTCAGGATATATGTTCCAATTTCTACTCTAAGACCATGGTAGAAGATGAAAACCCCTCAGTTTTTACAAAATTCAACAAAACTGCTAACCGAAGACCGTCTAAAGATGCAGAAGTTGAAAACGTCTTGAAAGTGGTCCGAGCGGCCGCCATTTTGCACACGTTCAAACACAAGCCGACCGTCTCAgtaagaaacttgaaaaactgTGCCTCCGTTTTCTTTCATCTCTGTTTGAAAACAGATTTACAAGAAAATTGCAATATCGTTGTTCGGTTAGGCACATTGAACCAAGGTCCTGCCGATGCCGTTGTTCGAGAGTTCATGTTCATGATCGGCGGTTTCGATACAGACATGAAAGTCCGCTATTTGCCTCTGCCTGGAAAAAAGTCTCCACCTCGTCTTGATCTTAACGAACCTTTGACTTACGCACCAGGACTAGATAAATTGGAATTCCATTTGAAGGTGGGCTTGCCTGAAATGTGGCTCCAATTTGAGTACATCGGAAACGTGGTGGCGTTTGATGGGCACTTTGACCTTGTCAAAGCAACATTTGAGGTGACAGAGGGACCGTTGGATGGTGACGCGAAACAATACTTCTTCTTGATAACGAAAGATCAACCCATGCGTCAGTGGCTTCGACACTTACTGAATCGAAACAACTTTGAGGAATTTGTCCCAAGAACCACATTTATCAGTATACCAGACGACCAAGATGACCCGTGCGATGTCTTGAATGAGCCAATTGTCATTGACGAATCCAAgagtatttttgaaattgaggaaaTGCTCGGTGAAGACATTTCCGAAGGACACTTTGCAGTAGTGGTTCAGAACACGTTCAATTTTCTAGACAAAGTctttgacagaaaatggtttgctCCCGAAACTAATTTTGCGTCGTCCTTCAACCGCATAATCTGGTGTGGCGTACTCGAGGTCGGCGAAATTGTGTCCTGTGGGCCAACCCAAACCCAACTTTGGTTGATTGGCGGGCAAAGTCAGTCAGTGTTGGACGGTTTGACGTTGACTGGATCAGCTTTCTCGATAATTACAATCTCTGATGATCGATTACGCGGCATGTCGGAAGTGGCATCCTATCGGGCAATCATTGCACCCGTATGGTCAGGAAAGAGATTTGTGGATATTACCCAAGAGGTTATTCTAAGGATTGCCCGTTCGGACGGAAAGCTTGAAATTCATGGTCAATTCTCATCTCATGAGCCCATTTTGCTCATACCTCGTTACGACacgaaattgaaatcattgtTTGTGTCAGTTCTCCGAAACGTGACCGGATCCGGAGACAAGACGTGCAAAACCAAAGTACCTGTAAGAAATGAGCCCTGTCTTTTTACTCAAGTGAAAGGTATTTGCTTAAGTGAGCCTGTGTTTATGTTAATCAGACAAACCGAACCCCAAGATGAAGACTTTGCAAAGTATATTCAAGCTTTGGATTCGTCGTGCTCGTCAGTTCTTCATGTCATGATTCCTCTGAATGCGTCCCTCTCCGAAAAAGCCGAGGCGATTTGCTTTCCTACTCCAACGGTGAACTCTCAGAGGAGGAAACGTGTAAGAATTGATTTGAAGCCATTAATGGGCAAGCTTTCCTTTCCTTACCTCATCATCGGCATGGACCCAAACACGAATGATTCGAAAGAGAACCCCATTTTTAGGGATGATCTTTTTCTAGTTGAGATCATTGATGAAGAGCAGCTCTCACTCATTCTTACACCGCTTAAAACACGGCGTCGGCTCTCTCAGTTTTGCCTGGATGAAAAACTAACATTCGTACCTAAGTCTGCCCTGAAACCAGCTCCAGTTGTGGACGATGAGAGGATTCTTTGGATGAGTGACACTGATTTACCCATTGTCATTTCTCACATTGCGGCATGTGCACCCGTTGACGAGTTAACCATTTTAAATTTCATCTCATGGATGGTTAGTCCCAATCAAcgaattaaaattgaaagaccCACCACTTCAGATACTCCACCAATCATTGAGGCCCGTGACCTGGTTCAATTTAATGTCCGTTTCCTAAAAAGGATTGAAGGCTTCAGCGAGATTGACTCGTACCAAGCTTGTTTGCTGACAATGAAGGAACTGACCTTGGTTGTGGGTCATGTTCCATTGTCTCTCCGTTATTATCCAGAAGAAAGGGTCCCACTCAAGCTGGAGATTTCGATTGAACGAACCTTGAAACAGATTCCAACCGAAAATCGAAAGAAAATGTCAGCTTCACAAATGGGTTCCAAGCTTGTGGGTAATATCTCGATTGGATACCAAGGTAGGGTGGTGTTAGAATTTCTGGCATCATcctttcacaattcaatttcaaccgATTGTTTTATGAATGAAGAAGTGTCTTCAGATTCAGAAAACCCCACGCACGAACTAATAACGACGTGGACGAACCCAAAAGCGCTGAAGAGGATAGCCAAAGAACGCAAATCTAAAGTAGTTCCCATCGAGTTGCATTTGATCCGCCAAACTGATGATCCCAAGCTCACGTACttcaccaacgaattggaatGTCTATCAGAAGAGAACAAATCCATTCCTTTGCTCGTGATTCCACGAAGAAGCGATTTCTTAAGCCCAAGCTCCTCATACTCTGGTTCCAATCCGAAGTTAGGCGGGTTCCTTCTGGAATTCGACCGATCGAGGAATATTTTCACGGGGAAATTCTTTCCACGGCGAATCATCATCGACATGATGGTCAAAGGAGGAGCAGAGATCTATCAAGATACCTCCAACGACGCTGAGACCACATATCTTGATGGCTCAGGGTCTGAAGAACAAAGCACCGCCGTTCAAGAGATTCAAGAGCTAACCGAGACCCTCTTACAACAAGGTCGTGAAAAGCGCCAAGCTGAGGAAGCCAATGCTACGTTAATCCAATCAGCTCACGATCTCATTCAAGCGTGCTTGTCCCATGGTCCCAAGTTGTCTGCCAAGAAGAGCCTGACTCGATCCCAAGTCACTCGAATCGCACCAGATGTCGATGTAGAAAAAGTGCTCGACTATTTGGGTGGCTTACAAAATTTGTCTTATCATGTGAAAGTGCGCCGAGATCAGCTCCTGAATCAAGGTGAAAGCAAGGTCTACAATTTGCCCTCCTTTAGAGTGGACACTAGAAACGAGGACAAGTTCCAAGACACTTTGAATCAATTGGTGGAAAAGGCCTGGACCACAATGCCAGAGATACCGACCTTTGAGTTGAATCGATGCGCCTTTTGTCGCCGAGAAGACTTTGAATTTCTGGTTTGCCCAAGTTGCCTCGTTACAAAATATTGCAATGAGCAATGTTTCATCAAGGACAAATTTACCCACATGAAGGAGTGTAAGGataaaagcaagaatttgagtcttgaactgttgagtgatgtcaaaaaagtatttccctcaaatattGTTCGTTAA
- the LOC131888247 gene encoding E3 ubiquitin-protein ligase rnf146-like isoform X1, whose amino-acid sequence MSLGSAQPRSHPMGGIMTRARKRAGNNRIQDDAKAAKLPQLLATDPSPDSSPIESKSSSLNRSSSLICSVCLDPPVHPVDLPCRHTFCYLCAKGLYESDTPICSLCRAPIPRGYLKQADQIRRSRSDFEGCVSGVNSWQWFYEGRNGWWKFEQRHNQEIEASFGNQDEQLEALICGHLYIVDFKNMVQYRKDHMGRRRKIKRDVVLARCKGVAGLVVRDS is encoded by the coding sequence ATGTCTTTAGGTTCCGCCCAGCCTCGATCCCACCCGATGGGTGGTATCATGACGCGGGCCAGGAAGCGAGCCGGGAATAATCGAATTCAGGATGACGCCAAGGCTGCCAAACTTCCCCAGCTCTTGGCGACCGATCCTTCGCCAGATTCGAGTCCCATTGAGTCCAAAAGTTCGTCCTTGAACCGTTCTTCCAGTTTGATTTGCTCCGTATGTCTGGACCCGCCCGTTCATCCGGTGGATTTGCCTTGCCGCCACACCTTTTGTTACTTGTGTGCCAAGGGTTTGTATGAGAGTGACACGCCCATTTGTTCCCTGTGTCGAGCACCCATTCCTCGAGGGTATCTCAAGCAAGCGGATCAGATTCGGCGATCACGGTCAGATTTTGAGGGCTGCGTGTCCGGGGTCAACAGCTGGCAATGGTTTTACGAAGGTCGAAATGGGTGGTGGAAGTTCGAGCAACGTCACAACCAAGAGATTGAGGCGAGTTTCGGGAACCAAGACGAACAATTGGAGGCTTTGATATGCGGCCATCTGTATATCGTTGACTTCAAAAATATGGTTCAATATCGAAAAGATCACATGGGGCGTCGCCGCAAGATCAAGCGAGATGTGGTATTAGCCCGGTGTAAAGGCGTGGCCGGGTTGGTCGTGAGAGATTCATAG
- the LOC131888246 gene encoding dolichyl-diphosphooligosaccharide--protein glycosyltransferase 48 kDa subunit-like has product MASKLLLSLVLAVTVITVAVQGGGGQSPSGPRVLALLDNLSIKESHSQFFKSLIDRGFSLTFKTADDPNLVLKKYGEFLYDHLVLFCPTVEEFGGSLSVEAITDFIDQGGNVLVAGSTHTGDILREIASEVGFEADEENNAVIDHLNFDTIKDEGQHSLIVADPDHLIKAAAMVGPAIAQGSPFLYRGTGIIVDRENPLVLEVLTASSTAYSHNPDEPITEYPHATGKNTVLIAGLQARNNARVIFSGSLDFFSDEFFASSVQRFGDSAQKASGNQALAASLSAWCFKQSGVLRVTEVKHHRVGETQAPNELTYTIKEDVIYTIGIEEFKDGQWVPYKSSDVQMEFVRIDPFVRLTLKGNNGKFQGKFKIPDVYGVYQFKVDYVKPGMTRLFSATQFSVRPLRHDQYERFITSAYPYYASAFSMMAGVVLFSVVFLHYKEDGPKAKTE; this is encoded by the coding sequence ATGGCGTCCAAGCTCCTCTTATCCCTGGTTTTAGCCGTAACCGTGATCACGGTGGCAGTGCAAGGTGGTGGCGGCCAAAGCCCGAGTGGACCTCGAGTCTTGGCTCTCCTGGACAATTTGTCCATCAAAGAGAGCCATTCCCAATTCTTCAAATCGTTGATTGATCGTGGATTCTCGCTCACCTTCAAAACGGCCGATGATCCCAATTTGGTGCTCAAGAAGTATGGCGAATTCCTCTACGATCATTTGGTGCTATTCTGTCCGACCGTAGAAGAGTTTGGTGGATCGCTCTCCGTGGAGGCCATCACGGATTTCATCGATCAGGGTGGTAATGTTCTCGTGGCCGGATCCACTCACACCGGCGATATCTTGCGTGAGATTGCCTCCGAAGTTGGATTCGAAGCCGATGAAGAGAACAACGCCGTGATTGATCATCTCAATTTCGACACGATCAAGGATGAAGGCCAACATTCGCTGATCGTGGCTGATCCCGATCATCTGATCAAAGCCGCCGCTATGGTGGGTCCGGCCATTGCTCAAGGCTCGCCGTTCTTGTATCGAGGCACGGGCATCATCGTGGACCGCGAGAATCCTCTCGTTTTGGAAGTCTTGACCGCCTCGTCTACCGCTTATAGCCACAATCCGGATGAGCCCATCACCGAGTACCCGCACGCCACCGGCAAAAACACCGTACTCATCGCCGGACTCCAAGCTCGAAACAATGCTCGCGTCATCTTCTCCGGGTCTTTGGACTTCTTCTCGGATGAGTTTTTCGCCTCCTCCGTCCAACGATTCGGGGATTCAGCTCAAAAGGCCAGCGGCAACCAGGCTTTGGCCGCATCTCTGAGCGCTTGGTGCTTTAAGCAATCCGGTGTTTTGAGGGTGACTGAGGTCAAACATCATCGGGTGGGCGAGACTCAGGCCCCGAATGAACTGACCTACACCATCAAGGAGGACGTGATCTACACCATCGGGATTGAGGAGTTCAAGGACGGCCAATGGGTGCCCTACAAGTCTTCGGATGTCCAAATGGAGTTCGTGCGGATTGATCCTTTCGTTCGGCTCACCCTCAAAGGCAACAATGGCAAATTCCAAGGCAAATTCAAGATCCCTGATGTCTATGGCGTGTACCAATTCAAGGTGGACTATGTCAAGCCAGGCATGACGCGTCTATTCTCGGCCACTCAATTCTCAGTCCGGCCTTTGCGTCATGACCAATACGAGAGGTTCATCACATCGGCCTACCCTTACTATGCCTCGGCTTTCAGTATGATGGCCGGTGTGGTGCTCTTTAGCGTCGTATTTCTTCATTACAAAGAGGATGGGCCCAAAGCCAAGACCGAATAA
- the LOC131888888 gene encoding DNA replication complex GINS protein PSF1-like, with protein MARSPLMAGSWIVSTTDFESFISIVMLGLKAVDLIREAARSQGQLQPFNEDKVRQVLEEMRSLFQQNKKEVEERHSISPAIHLRHSGLERNKRCLLAYINDRAEKIRELRWQFGAVLPPEVKSNLCEPEQQFFQKYNRELANYMRSIGDGVGLDLMADLQPPKTLFIEVRCVQDYGELETEEGEIILLKKNTQHFLPRSLCEPLIRQGILTHIT; from the exons ATGGCGCGGTCACCTTTAATGGCGGGTTCTTGGATTGTATCAACAACAGATTTTGAGTCTTTCATCTCCATCGTCATGTTAGGCCTTAAAGCCGTCGATCTGATCCGCGAGGCTGCTCGCTCTCAAGGCCAGCTCCAACCTTTCAACGAGGACAAG GTGCGACAAGTCTTAGAAGAGATGCGATCGTTGTTCCAGCAAAATAAGAAAGAAGTCGAAGAGCGCCACTCCATCAGTCCGGCCATTCATTTACGACATAGTGGCCTCGAACGGAACAAACGTTGTCTATTAGCCTACATAAACGACCGAGCTGAGAAGATTCGCGAACTCCGTTGGCAATTCGGAGCCGTTCTGCCGCCCGAGGTCAAATCCAATTTATGCGAACCCGAGCAACAATTCTTCCAAAAGTACAATAGAGAATTAGCCAATTACATGCGCTCCATCGGTGACGGAGTGGGTTTGGATCTCATGGCAGATCTCCAGCCCCCCAAAACTCTGTTTATTGAGGTGAGATGCGTGCAAGACTATGGCGAATTGGAAACGGAAGAGGGCGAGatcattttgctcaaaaaaaacaCGCAACACTTCTTGCCACGATCCCTATGTGAGCCCCTGATTCGACAAGGCATCTTGACCCACATAACATGA
- the LOC131888887 gene encoding distal membrane-arm assembly complex protein 2-like codes for MSAWNVTQRLLGPSRSGRLGGLAFRRAYWWGHDTLEDQKTREIMKKAANQVLRPVETGVVERKSSSIIPARVVDEASTLVRDDRFSFVPGQFYSITARPILPRFFDRAYYKYELIRKTYVRLAESQLFIKSRFTSLGSDLGAAHFLCYRNCRVRFVGHDHWTELDGGQLMIPNSYQPGWFIEAIDASQSLLVYEGYQNLRNLIHLRYLDVSYTQHTDDWTVDRITTEYMDSLEYLDLSGCGGINLSGLECLWRLRKLKTLVLYDMDHVEHLGLLCLYLLELYPDLDIRGVEYIDVKLLEGTEHSYLLEDLEDELLKLPEVQSLASKSTLNSSETSEASTLKHRNAKSN; via the coding sequence ATGAGTGCGTGGAACGTCACTCAGCGTCTTCTCGGACCTTCCCGATCAGGTCGTCTGGGTGGACTTGCCTTTCGTCGGGCTTATTGGTGGGGTCACGACACGCTAGAAGATCAAAAAACCCGAGAGATAATGAAGAAGGCCGCGAATCAAGTGCTTCGTCCCGTGGAAACGGGCGTAGTCGAGCGCAAATCGTCGAGTATCATTCCCGCTCGCGTAGTGGATGAAGCCAGTACTTTGGTTCGGGATGATCGATTCAGCTTTGTGCCTGGCCAATTCTATTCCATTACGGCTCGGCCCATTCTCCCTCGGTTCTTCGATCGGGCTTATTACAAGTATGAGTTGATCCGGAAGACCTACGTCCGATTGGCTGAATCGCAGTTGTTTATCAAATCGAGATTCACGAGTCTGGGTTCGGATCTGGGTGCGGCCCATTTCTTGTGTTATCGCAACTGCCGGGTTCGATTCGTGGGACACGATCATTGGACCGAATTGGACGGAGGTCAGTTGATGATACCCAATTCGTATCAGCCCGGTTGGTTCATTGAGGCCATTGATGCTTCGCAATCTCTGCTCGTTTATGAAGGCTATCAGAATCTGCGgaatttgatccatttgcGTTATTTGGATGTGAGCTACACGCAACATACGGATGATTGGACGGTAGATCGGATTACTACCGAGTACATGGACTCACTGGAGTATTTGGATCTCTCGGGATGCGGTGGTATCAATTTGTCTGGACTCGAGTGTTTGTGGCGGCTCCGGAAACTCAAGACATTGGTCCTGTACGACATGGATCACGTAGAACATCTGGGGTTATTGTGCTTGTACTTGCTCGAACTATATCCGGATCTGGACATCCGAGGGGTGGAGTACATTGATGTCAAATTACTAGAAGGCACGGAGCATAGCTATTTGCTCGAAGACTTAGAAGATGAACTCTTGAAACTACCTGAAGTGCAATCTTTGGCCTCAAAATCGACACTAAATAGCTCAGAAACATCAGAGGCTTCCACGTTAAAGCATCGTAATGCCAAATCGAATTGA
- the LOC131887995 gene encoding H/ACA ribonucleoprotein complex non-core subunit NAF1-like, with protein MDDHLSEEDVKPALGALSQLLDYSSDSDVQVIEVDHPPLHAVVPPSKSITNEEVVRSFLDELLFHDVIQGLSHIKTEPVNESKVADEVQVIDFNPLEYRPIKRELIWDEESLAESVCSVVSSSTSSSSSSDSDEADAGDDDDQALIRPKGPAQPLKTKKEKLHVDLPPIEDLQISVPAQECVQLGTIITTVDDLVVVKAFPSTPAIDIDSVLFLEGGTQALGKVFDVFGPVSQPFYSVRFNSGDHIKEKAIKIDSPVFYAPRTEYANFVFVEQLRKLKGTDASWRHDEEPPVHKLDFSDDEEEIRLKREAKQKKLGSLPMNQHSQVPRKKPCSTPSNPFYRQQKRYNPRDFGPIRWNSHPVVPTYSPSVPPPNSHGPRHWGPQYPPQHPTSNYDAQNQWEGVMRPPAFSVPPPSLPATAHSNSPSVFNAFYYGQQSVMQSNHQSPLGPPPPPPPGH; from the coding sequence ATGGACGATCACTTATCAGAAGAAGACGTCAAACCGGCGTTAGGCGCTCTCTCTCAACTTTTGGACTACTCCAGTGATTCAGATGTGCAAGTAATTGAGGTGGATCATCCCCCGCTCCATGCGGTGGTTCCCCCGTCCAAATCCATCACCAATGAAGAGGTGGTGCGCAGTTTCTTGGACGAGCTTCTCTTCCACGATGTCATCCAAGGCCTCAGTCACATCAAGACAGAACCCGTAAACGAATCGAAAGTAGCTGATGAAGTCCAAGTCATCGACTTCAATCCATTGGAGTATCGCCCCATTAAGCGCGAACTCATTTGGGACGAAGAGAGTTTGGCCGAGTCCGTTTGTTCCGTGGTGTCTTCATCGACCTCCAGCTCCAGTTCGTCTGACTCAGACGAAGCAGACGCgggcgacgacgacgatcaAGCCTTGATCAGACCCAAGGGTCCAGCTCAGCCTTTGAAGACCAAGAAGGAGAAACTTCACGTGGACCTTCCTCCCATTGAGGACCTACAAATTAGCGTTCCCGCCCAAGAATGCGTCCAGTTGGGCACGATTATAACGACGGTGGACgatttggtggtggtgaaaGCTTTTCCTAGCACCCCGGCCATTGACATCGACTCAGTTTTATTCTTGGAGGGAGGAACTCAGGCCTTGGGCAAAGTGTTCGATGTTTTTGGCCCCGTGAGCCAGCCGTTCTACAGCGTGCGCTTCAATTCCGGCGATCACATCAAGGAAAAGGCGATCAAGATCGACAGTCCCGTGTTTTACGCCCCTCGAACCGAGTATGCCAATTTCGTGTTTGTGGAACAGTTGAGGAAGCTCAAAGGAACTGACGCCTCTTGGCGACATGATGAAGAGCCGCCAGTACACAAACTGGACTTTtccgacgacgaagaagaaatcCGGCTCAAGCGTGAGGCCAAGCAGAAGAAACTCGGCTCTCTTCCAATGAACCAACACAGCCAAGTACCGAGGAAGAAACCCTGTTCGACCCCGAGTAACCCGTTCTACCGACAACAAAAGCGTTACAATCCTCGCGATTTCGGTCCCATTCGGTGGAATTCTCATCCCGTGGTGCCCACGTATTCACCTTCCGTTCCACCTCCAAATTCTCATGGGCCTCGACATTGGGGGCCTCAATATCCCCCTCAACATCCGACATCCAACTATGACGCACAGAATCAATGGGAGGGTGTCATGCGACCCCCGGCCTTCTCCGTGCCTCCCCCGTCATTGCCCGCTACTGCACATTCAAATAGTCCATCCGTTTTCAACGCATTCTACTATGGACAGCAAAGTGTGATGCAATCCAACCATCAATCGCCCCTGGGACCACCCCCGCCGCCTCCTCCTGGTCATTGA
- the LOC131888247 gene encoding E3 ubiquitin-protein ligase rnf146-like isoform X2 codes for MGGIMTRARKRAGNNRIQDDAKAAKLPQLLATDPSPDSSPIESKSSSLNRSSSLICSVCLDPPVHPVDLPCRHTFCYLCAKGLYESDTPICSLCRAPIPRGYLKQADQIRRSRSDFEGCVSGVNSWQWFYEGRNGWWKFEQRHNQEIEASFGNQDEQLEALICGHLYIVDFKNMVQYRKDHMGRRRKIKRDVVLARCKGVAGLVVRDS; via the coding sequence ATGGGTGGTATCATGACGCGGGCCAGGAAGCGAGCCGGGAATAATCGAATTCAGGATGACGCCAAGGCTGCCAAACTTCCCCAGCTCTTGGCGACCGATCCTTCGCCAGATTCGAGTCCCATTGAGTCCAAAAGTTCGTCCTTGAACCGTTCTTCCAGTTTGATTTGCTCCGTATGTCTGGACCCGCCCGTTCATCCGGTGGATTTGCCTTGCCGCCACACCTTTTGTTACTTGTGTGCCAAGGGTTTGTATGAGAGTGACACGCCCATTTGTTCCCTGTGTCGAGCACCCATTCCTCGAGGGTATCTCAAGCAAGCGGATCAGATTCGGCGATCACGGTCAGATTTTGAGGGCTGCGTGTCCGGGGTCAACAGCTGGCAATGGTTTTACGAAGGTCGAAATGGGTGGTGGAAGTTCGAGCAACGTCACAACCAAGAGATTGAGGCGAGTTTCGGGAACCAAGACGAACAATTGGAGGCTTTGATATGCGGCCATCTGTATATCGTTGACTTCAAAAATATGGTTCAATATCGAAAAGATCACATGGGGCGTCGCCGCAAGATCAAGCGAGATGTGGTATTAGCCCGGTGTAAAGGCGTGGCCGGGTTGGTCGTGAGAGATTCATAG